The segment CCCTCGGGGACAACCGCCGGTCTCGCCGGGCGGTGCCGGGCGCCGCGGGGACAACggccggcggcagcggcggcgcctCGGCTGTGCCATGACCGTGCAGCGCCCTTCGTGGCCGCCGCTGTACTTCCCGCACTTCCACGGCACGGAGCCGGTGCCGCGGCCGGCGGGCGGCGCCTGGGCCCCGCTGGCCGCGCTGTGCTGGCCGTGGCAGCCGCTGCCGGCCGCGGCCGGGCCGCCTCGCTACGCCGCGCTGCCCGCGCCCGTGGTGCCGGAGCCGCCGCGCCTCTGCTGCCCGCCCGCAGCGCCGCGGGCCGGGGAGGCGGCGCGGCGGCCCCCGGAGCTGgcgcagctgcagctgcaggaggagatgtGCGAGCTGGGCATCCGCctcaaggagctggagctggcgGCGCTCATCGGCGACGGCTTCGACGCCAGGCAGTGTGCGTGCGCCGGCCGCCGCGCCCGGGCTGCGCGGGGCGGTGCGGGCGGAGCTGCGGGCACCGGCACTGGCACCGGCACTGCCCCGCACAGCCCGGCCGCGGGTCCCCCCGGCAGGGAGCCCTAAAGCAGGATGAGTGTGGGGCGGGTTTGGGGTATCTCCGCCCCGCAGCGCCCTAGAGCCAGCCCGGGGCAGCGCAGATGCGTGCGGGAGCACGGCGGCACTGCGGGGACAAAAGGCTCTGATTGTCCCGGGTCAGCCCGGTCACCGCTCAGGGGAGCCGGCTGAGGGCACGCTTAGAGGAGTCACGCGAACTACAGGCGTAGTCACTGTCGTAgtcccaaaacccccaaagtcGTTAAATGACAGCAAACAAACCAACGCAGACACCGGTCAAGCGAGAGGGAGCTGGCACATGCAAAATGTATCGAGTAGCAATGAGACCCTGCGGCTGTGCACCGGCACCGGACCCGCCCCGAGCAGCCCGGCCCGGGTCCCCCCGGCAGGGAGCCCTGAACAGGGCGGAATGAGTGTGGGGCGGGTCTGGGTATCTCCGCCCCGCAGCGCCCTAGAGCCAGACCGGGGACGCTGCGGGGCAGCACCGCGGGGACAAATGGCGTTGATTGTCCCGGGTCAGCCCCGTCAGCGCTCAGGGGAGCCGGCTGAGGGCACTCCCCCCGCACACCACAAACCACATAAAACAATGACGCACTAACAAGCCAATCAGCATTATAAATGCCATCTTAACCACCATGCCCGTCATCCTCCTTCCTATCTCCCCTATAATCCTTACCATCCTCTAAGAAATTTAGGATTACCTAAGGAGTCACACAAAGTACGGGTGTAGTCACTGTCGTAGTCGCAAAACCCCCAAAGTTGTTAAATGACAGCAAACAAACCAACGCAGGCATCAGTCAAGCGAGAGGGAGCTGGCACATGCAAAATGTATCGAGTAGCAATGAGACCCTGCAGTTGTGCATCAGCTTTGATGTAAAATAAAGGCCAGGGATAGATGGAGgcataaaaaatccccaaaccaaaacacagctggctcccccaaaaaacctcaaaacaacCCACACCAAAAGAAACCACCAACCCAAAGAAATCCTCCTGTGAACTTGGCATTTCAATTTTGCAACCTGCTGGCCATGAAGAAAATGCAGGGAATAAAATAGCTCAGCAGATGATGATAGTACTGACATCTCAGGTGGGGAGGCCAACAACTGTAAGGATTTCGTGctcattttttcctccaaggTCAAACAAACCAACACAGGCATCAGTCAAGCGAGAGGGACCTGGTACATGCAAAATGTATCGAGTAGCAATGAGACCCTGTAGTTGTGCATCAGCTTTGATGTAAAATAAAGGCCAGGGATAGTTGGAGAcataaaaaaatacccaaaccaaaacacacccATGCCCCCAAAAAACTTCAACCCATCGGTTTTATTTCTGGGTCGGGAATGGGTGTTTGAAAGGGCACAGTAAACTCTGGAAATGGCATTGGTTAAAAGAAGTGAGGAAGGCACTGTCCTAAAAGTTTTTAACTTTTTGAGGATTTGATGTAAAATAAAGGCCAGGGATAGTTGGAGGCATAAAATAAtctccaaaccaaaacacaccctcccccccaaaaaaactcaAAGCAACCCACACCAAAAGAAACCACCAACCAAACAGAAACACTCCTGTTAAATTATAAGTGAGCTTGGCATTTTAATTTTGCAGCCTGCTGGCCATGAAGAAAATGCAGGGAATAAAATAGTTCAGCAGATGATAGTGGTACTGAGAGCTCAGGTGGTGAGGCCAACAACTGTAAGGATTTCATGctcattttttcttccaagGTCACAGGAAACTTTCAGGAGTGCAAGAGTTACAGGAACACAGGGAAAATGCCCATCAGATATATGCATTCAAAGGAAGATCTCAAAAGAAATTCCACTTGGTAGTTTGCATGTATTTTCCCCTTCATTATAGCAATACACACcactttgcatttttaatacCTACTATTTTGAGAAACTCTCAGGCATTGTAAGGATTATTAGTTTGCTTAATACATTATTTGATTTACTTAAAAGTATTGTAAATTATTAATGACATCATTAATGATAAATTGTGTTTCATTCCTATTTAGATAAAATCCTGAAGGCACTGGAAgaaaagaagatacaaagcatgaAAGCAATGCAGAACATGAAGTAATGTCCTCCAACACACTGAGGATTATTTCAGCTGGATATTTTGCCACTATCACTGTGTATTGTTTTAATGGGTCTTTAATATTGGGTTTCTACTCACtatatttttctcctcctcttaaAAATATAGCATATTGTTGACttcttttgtgtattatttGCCTGGTACTAGTTACTGATAACACTACTGTGTATTtgaacctttttctttttatccaaTTATTTTATGCAGGAAGCATATAATATTTTCTTCAAGAACACTGAGAAATTAACACTGTTTTTGTCAGGATTCCAAGCCGTCTATatctgcagctgggaaatgcagaaatggCAATATAAAAtatggttgggttttgttttaattctaaGTATATTAAGTGCAGTTTTGAATAAAAAGGTATGGCCAAAAGTCCTAAGCCTCTAAACCAGCTTAAAGAACTGCTTTCACATTAgcataaaaaacttttttataATCACAGTGTATTCCTTTATTACCATAAAATTACAGAAGCTGTGGCTTGAGTTGGTTTTTAACAGAGCAGGCACATGACATTGAGTGTTAACTGATATTTTACCATTGTTTTAGGAGTAACAGTGCTTAGGCTAAAGCCTATGGCAGTTTTTGAAGTGACAACATCCTTAAGTTTGGAAGGCACATCCTTTCATGAGTAAAAATGGAcagaggcagggatggcagaCTGAAGATCTGGACAGCATTCAGCATTCAAAAATAATGTCACCCATTAAGAACACCACAAAGCAGCAAATAGGTTCATCAGACTGATAAAAAAATACTGATTACTTTTTCCTATTCCATTTCCAAAGCAGTAGGTGGCAGCATGAAATAATAAAGTTACCGACCCTGAAGCTGCAATATTTTGGCAAAgagctttatttttcagaggAATATTTTAACCTCTGTTTATTTAAACTGTGTTCAAATTACTCAgctgtgaaatgttttaatacaatacaatatcaaaattttatttcctcttacTGTTTATTGCAGCATTCATCCTTATACTGCCTCAATCTTTCTGGCCAGATTTTGATCTACTGTACACagagtttatatttttaaaaaaaatctataactCCCATTTGTCAATCATCAGACTACAGGCATCACATTTTAATGTGATTACAAATGAACATTAGAAATCTGGGCTGCAGTGTTtcactgctccctctgcagaaagAGGGCAAAAACTCTCTCAAAGGGTTTTGAGGCTTAAGCAGAAATGGTCAGCTGCTGTGAAAATGTGAAGCTGAAATTGTTGGTTACTATGAAAATGAGAACTGTGTTAGTATCCAAATTAAATATCAGAAAACAAATTTGGATTGGACAAAAAGGGCCATTACACAGAGGCCTTCAGAGGCTTTGTGGGCAAGTGAGGGCTTTAAAATCAAGTTAGGTGACAGAGGAACTATCTTCATTTTCCCAGTCTCCAGATCAGTTTAGTTCCTAAACCACACTAAATTTTCCAAGGTTATTGCAAGGGCCAACAGAGGTTTCCATTAAATGGAATTGCTGCTTTCTTACAATTACTTCTCAGCTTTTACCAAGTCTTTCACCTTACATCCAGCTCTCATCAGCCattattcactttttttctttattgctttgttttcttggcttaaacagagctgcttcccatgGCACACagttgaaatattttccatctgtTGTTCTGTTTTTCATATGGCCTTTATGTTGAAACAACACTTGGGGTTTAATTACTGGGTGATAACACAAGGAAACAGTTAATGTATAATCTCAGTTAGAGATGCCTGGGATCACACATCTCCTGAAAATATCATCTGGATCATGGCACTTAGCAGAGTGGTCACCCTTGGCCAGTGTCACCCACAGCACTCCTCCATCAGGATGCTTTGGTCAAAAcctttcctttgggaaaaaataaagctattGGTACATAATGGCACATAGGCTGATTTCCATTTGCCCCTAAACATTTTACTTACCTTtacttttctgctctgtttccaCCTGATCTTCTAAAATCCAGTAATTTGCTCTCATCTGAGGGCGTATGGTTTCATCTCAAAGCTGGTCTGTTTATTATTCCTTTTGTAAAAATTAAGCCATGTTTTAGACAAAATAGAACAGCATTCTTACcgcattttcttttattcacaAAGAATGTGtcattcattttttaattgcttctgTTCTCTGAGATTGCTCAAGAGAGGCTAAACCTGGCATTCAGATGCAGGAACAATTCAGATCTCTTTCATGTAGCTGCCTTGTGACTCAACAAATCTATCCCTGTTGCATTCAAGACAGAAATTTTAGGCTACAAATTTGATTCATAGGCAGAGATCTCCAAACTTCAGTAGGCTGCTCCCATTTCCAATCCCAAACGAGGCAAGCCTCTCAAAAAGCAGAGTGTCACACCTTCCCAGCCAGCCTGAGCCTGCACCTGCAGTGACACCCAGGTGCTCCCCAAGGAGAGCCTCAGGTCTCACTTCTGAAACCTCAAATGGCCTTGGCTGCCTTATGGTGGGCAAAATGAGATACAAAGCTATTCAAAAACCAGAATGCATTTcaactttaaattattttataccAAATGGTTGGGTCCATTAAATTTCACACTGCTGTGTTTGAGTTTGCCACATTAAATTCTCCAAACAGATATTCAGCCTTATTACAATGGATCATTAGAATTTAAATTAATCTTCAAGTCAAGCTGCCTTAATTAGTTCAGGGACAGATTAGAAAGGAGATCCAAAAGCAGTAAGCCATCATGAAATGATTTTTTCCGCTTTCAGCAGCGTCTGCTGCATTTTGGATTCACCTGCCCTGAAAATTCAGAGCTAATATCTCAAGGGGAGGTAGGGAAATTGAGAAGCATCTAACTCTGGGAAACTTGTCCTCATTTTTGAAAACTTGTCAACATTTGTGAAACAGTCTCGGATTTTGGTATATCTTGAGAAAAGCCAGAACAACCCCTCGAGGCAGCGTAAGTACTCACAGTCACAgcatgtatataaaatatataaacacatatatgcattttaaaaattctatcTTAATTAGGCCATCTGTCTAGACCATTATTAGTGATACTTATACTAGGAATTTCATTTACCCTCTATTTTTGGAAGATCCTTTCCAGcctctttcttcctctgaaaCTACAAAGTAGTAgtaaaggaattttttatttcaaatttcttgCAACACAAATTATACAAAAGCAGCCCTGtcaaaagctgcattttcctcttccttctacTTCAGACTGACAGCACAAAACTTAGGCCTGTGTAAATGatattaaaaac is part of the Molothrus aeneus isolate 106 chromosome 6, BPBGC_Maene_1.0, whole genome shotgun sequence genome and harbors:
- the C6H11orf91 gene encoding uncharacterized protein C11orf91 homolog; amino-acid sequence: MTVQRPSWPPLYFPHFHGTEPVPRPAGGAWAPLAALCWPWQPLPAAAGPPRYAALPAPVVPEPPRLCCPPAAPRAGEAARRPPELAQLQLQEEMCELGIRLKELELAALIGDGFDARQYKILKALEEKKIQSMKAMQNMK